Proteins encoded by one window of Cannabis sativa cultivar Pink pepper isolate KNU-18-1 chromosome 4, ASM2916894v1, whole genome shotgun sequence:
- the LOC115712828 gene encoding inositol-3-phosphate synthase isoform X2, producing the protein MFIESFKVDSPNVTYTESEIHSVYNYETTELAHENRKGTYQWIVKPKTVKYEFKTETHVPKLGVMLVGWGGNNGSTLTGGVIANREGISWATKDKVQQANYFGSLTQASSIRVGSFNGEEIYAPFKSLLPMVNPDDIVFGGWDISDMNLADSMARAKVLDIDLQKQLRPYMESMVPLPGIYDPDFIAANQGSRANNVIKGTKKEQVEQVIKDIREFKEKNKVDKVVVLWTANTERYSNVIGGLNDTTENLLASVDKNEAEISPSTLYAIACIFENVPFINGSPQNTFVPGLIDLAIKNNTLIGGDDFKSGQTKMKSVLVDFLVGAGIKPTSIVSYNHLGNNDGMNLSAPQTFRSKEISKSNVVDDMVASNGILYEPGEHPDHVVVIKYVPYVGDSKRAMDEYTSEIFMGGTNTIVLHNTCEDSLLAAPIILDLVLLAELSTRIQFKADGESKFHSFHPVATILSYLTKAPLVPPGTPVVNALSKQRAMLENIMRACVGLAPENNMILEYK; encoded by the exons ATGTTTATTGAGAGCTTTAAGGTCGATAGCCCAAACGTAACGTACACAGAGAGTGAGATTCATTCTGTGTACAACTATGAGACCACTGAGCTTGCCCATGAAAATAGAAAGGGAACCTATCAGTGGATTGTTAAACCCAAAACTGTCAAATATGAATTCAAGACCGAAACCCATGTCCCTAAACTTGG GGTTATGCTTGTGGGATGGGGTGGAAACAATGGCTCAACTCTCACTGGAGGTGTCATAGCTAACCGAGA AGGCATCTCTTGGGCAACCAAGGACAAAGTGCAACAGGCCAACTACTTTGGCTCACTGACCCAAGCATCGTCCATTCGTGTTGGGTCTTTCAATGGAGAAGAAATTTATGCGCCATTTAAGAGCCTACTTCCCATG GTGAACCCAGATGACATTGTTTTTGGGGGATGGGACATAAGTGACATGAACCTAGCAGACTCCATGGCAAGGGCCAAAGTCCTAGACATTGACCTGCAAAAGCAGTTAAGGCCCTACATGGAGTCAATGGTCCCACTTCCTGGTATCTATGACCCTGATTTTATTGCTGCTAATCAAGGGTCACGTGCCAACAACGTTATCAAAGGGACCAAGAAGGAACAGGTCGAACAGGTCATTAAGGATATTAG AGAGTTCAAGGAGAAAAACAAGGTTGATAAAGTTGTTGTGCTTTGGACAGCCAACACAGAAAGGTACAGCAATGTCATTGGAGGCCTAAACGACACTACAGAGAACCTTTTGGCTTCAGTGGACAAGAATGAGGCTGAGATTTCTCCTTCCACCTTGTATGCCATAGCCTGTATATTTGAAAACGTTCCCTTCATTAATGGAAGCCCACAAAACACTTTCGTCCCAG GGCTTATTGATTTGGCTATTAAGAACAACACTTTGATTGGTGGGGATGACTTCAAGAGTGGTCAAACCAAGATGAAATCTGTACTGGTTGATTTCCTTGTTGGGGCTGGTATCAAG CCAACCTCCATAGTGAGCTACAACCATTTGGGAAACAATGACGGTATGAACCTCTCCGCCCCACAAACCTTCCGCTCTAAGGAGATTTCAAAGAGCAACGTTGTGGATGACATGGTTGCCAGCAATGGAATCCTTTACGAGCCAGGCGAGCATCCTGACCATGTAGTTGTCATTAAG TATGTGCCATATGTGGGGGACAGCAAGAGAGCTATGGACGAATATACATCTGAGATATTCATGGGAGGGACAAACACTATTGTGCTCCACAACACATGTGAGGACTCCCTTTTGGCTGCTCCCATCATTCTGGACTTGGTTCTTCTCGCTGAGCTCAGCACCCGTATACAGTTCAAGGCTGATGGGGAG AGCAAGTTTCACTCATTTCACCCTGTGGCTACAATTCTCAGTTACCTCACCAAGGCTCCTCTT GTCCCACCGGGTACCCCAGTAGTGAATGCACTGTCAAAGCAGAGGGCAATGCTGGAGAACATAATGAGGGCTTGTGTTGGATTGGCTCCAGAGAACAACATGATTTTGGAATACAAGTGA
- the LOC115712828 gene encoding inositol-3-phosphate synthase isoform X1 has protein sequence MFIESFKVDSPNVTYTESEIHSVYNYETTELAHENRKGTYQWIVKPKTVKYEFKTETHVPKLGVMLVGWGGNNGSTLTGGVIANREGISWATKDKVQQANYFGSLTQASSIRVGSFNGEEIYAPFKSLLPMVNPDDIVFGGWDISDMNLADSMARAKVLDIDLQKQLRPYMESMVPLPGIYDPDFIAANQGSRANNVIKGTKKEQVEQVIKDIREFKEKNKVDKVVVLWTANTERYSNVIGGLNDTTENLLASVDKNEAEISPSTLYAIACIFENVPFINGSPQNTFVPGLIDLAIKNNTLIGGDDFKSGQTKMKSVLVDFLVGAGIKPTSIVSYNHLGNNDGMNLSAPQTFRSKEISKSNVVDDMVASNGILYEPGEHPDHVVVIKYVPYVGDSKRAMDEYTSEIFMGGTNTIVLHNTCEDSLLAAPIILDLVLLAELSTRIQFKADGESKFHSFHPVATILSYLTKAPLVSQRHISLLTKFYNTCCDQVINKQKKTGKLWGMLKFVSYRKKMEL, from the exons ATGTTTATTGAGAGCTTTAAGGTCGATAGCCCAAACGTAACGTACACAGAGAGTGAGATTCATTCTGTGTACAACTATGAGACCACTGAGCTTGCCCATGAAAATAGAAAGGGAACCTATCAGTGGATTGTTAAACCCAAAACTGTCAAATATGAATTCAAGACCGAAACCCATGTCCCTAAACTTGG GGTTATGCTTGTGGGATGGGGTGGAAACAATGGCTCAACTCTCACTGGAGGTGTCATAGCTAACCGAGA AGGCATCTCTTGGGCAACCAAGGACAAAGTGCAACAGGCCAACTACTTTGGCTCACTGACCCAAGCATCGTCCATTCGTGTTGGGTCTTTCAATGGAGAAGAAATTTATGCGCCATTTAAGAGCCTACTTCCCATG GTGAACCCAGATGACATTGTTTTTGGGGGATGGGACATAAGTGACATGAACCTAGCAGACTCCATGGCAAGGGCCAAAGTCCTAGACATTGACCTGCAAAAGCAGTTAAGGCCCTACATGGAGTCAATGGTCCCACTTCCTGGTATCTATGACCCTGATTTTATTGCTGCTAATCAAGGGTCACGTGCCAACAACGTTATCAAAGGGACCAAGAAGGAACAGGTCGAACAGGTCATTAAGGATATTAG AGAGTTCAAGGAGAAAAACAAGGTTGATAAAGTTGTTGTGCTTTGGACAGCCAACACAGAAAGGTACAGCAATGTCATTGGAGGCCTAAACGACACTACAGAGAACCTTTTGGCTTCAGTGGACAAGAATGAGGCTGAGATTTCTCCTTCCACCTTGTATGCCATAGCCTGTATATTTGAAAACGTTCCCTTCATTAATGGAAGCCCACAAAACACTTTCGTCCCAG GGCTTATTGATTTGGCTATTAAGAACAACACTTTGATTGGTGGGGATGACTTCAAGAGTGGTCAAACCAAGATGAAATCTGTACTGGTTGATTTCCTTGTTGGGGCTGGTATCAAG CCAACCTCCATAGTGAGCTACAACCATTTGGGAAACAATGACGGTATGAACCTCTCCGCCCCACAAACCTTCCGCTCTAAGGAGATTTCAAAGAGCAACGTTGTGGATGACATGGTTGCCAGCAATGGAATCCTTTACGAGCCAGGCGAGCATCCTGACCATGTAGTTGTCATTAAG TATGTGCCATATGTGGGGGACAGCAAGAGAGCTATGGACGAATATACATCTGAGATATTCATGGGAGGGACAAACACTATTGTGCTCCACAACACATGTGAGGACTCCCTTTTGGCTGCTCCCATCATTCTGGACTTGGTTCTTCTCGCTGAGCTCAGCACCCGTATACAGTTCAAGGCTGATGGGGAG AGCAAGTTTCACTCATTTCACCCTGTGGCTACAATTCTCAGTTACCTCACCAAGGCTCCTCTTGTAAGTCAAAGACACATATCTTTATTAACTAAATTTtataatacttgttgtgaccaagtaattaataaacaaaagaaaactGGAAAGCTGTGGGGCATGCTAAAGTTTGTGTCTTATAGGAAAAAAATGGAATTGTAA